The Deinococcus koreensis genome window below encodes:
- a CDS encoding pyroglutamyl-peptidase I: protein MPTLLLTGFEPFHTHPDNPSARAAGALDGAELGGLRVRSALLPVEPQAAGAALDALLDDLQPDAVLMCGLAAGRPQVTLERVALNVMDFRIPDNAGNTYQDAPVSAGGPAALSSTLPLRAILAAWREADIPGDISNTAGLYVCNFVLYRALQRLQAGGRAGVPCGFLHVPANAAVALAAPPDRPPLPYLPQGEITRAVRVAAQVMAAGVVAASVGAARGVVRAD, encoded by the coding sequence ATGCCCACGCTGCTCCTCACCGGCTTCGAGCCCTTCCACACCCACCCGGACAATCCCAGCGCACGGGCCGCCGGGGCGCTGGACGGGGCGGAGCTGGGCGGTCTGCGCGTCCGCTCGGCCCTGCTGCCGGTCGAGCCCCAGGCGGCGGGTGCGGCACTGGACGCCCTGCTGGACGATCTGCAGCCGGACGCCGTGCTGATGTGCGGCCTCGCGGCCGGGCGCCCGCAGGTGACGCTGGAGCGGGTGGCGCTGAACGTCATGGATTTCCGCATTCCGGACAACGCCGGGAACACCTATCAGGACGCTCCCGTGTCGGCCGGTGGCCCCGCCGCCCTGTCCAGCACGCTGCCGCTGCGGGCCATCCTGGCGGCCTGGAGGGAGGCGGACATTCCGGGCGACATCTCCAACACGGCGGGGCTGTACGTGTGCAACTTCGTGCTTTACCGGGCGCTCCAGCGGCTTCAGGCGGGGGGCCGCGCCGGGGTGCCCTGCGGCTTCCTGCACGTGCCCGCCAACGCCGCGGTCGCGCTGGCCGCCCCGCCGGATCGCCCGCCCCTCCCCTATCTGCCCCAGGGCGAGATCACGCGGGCGGTGCGCGTGGCGGCGCAGGTTATGGCGGCGGGGGTCGTGGCGGCGAGCGTCGGAGCAGCTAGGGGCGTGGTTCGGGCCGACTGA
- a CDS encoding transposase, with protein MCVGVSQTPGVQCAAATSPSPSGGRSRRAGGVQKKVAQTLRTAQAAYPHQRVRLFVQDEGRAGLKPVLMRVWAKVGQRPIAVQHRGFQWLYVYVFVEPVTGTSDFLILPTVSTAVMQVALAAFNDAVNPTGRDIIVLLLDGAGWHTSPQLTVPPTMLLVTFPPYTPELSPAEPLVGRVKRPLANRTFTTLDDVQDVLSHECQRLMASPSEVQSLTAFPWIRHALNSC; from the coding sequence GTGTGCGTGGGGGTATCTCAAACGCCTGGGGTTCAGTGTGCAGCTGCCACGTCCCCGTCACCATCTGGCGGCCGATCCAGACGTGCAGGCGGCGTTCAAAAAAAAGTAGCCCAAACATTGCGCACGGCGCAGGCAGCGTACCCGCACCAGCGGGTACGCCTGTTTGTTCAGGACGAAGGCCGCGCTGGGCTCAAACCTGTGCTCATGCGGGTGTGGGCCAAGGTCGGCCAGCGACCCATCGCGGTGCAGCATCGGGGGTTCCAGTGGCTCTACGTCTATGTCTTCGTGGAACCGGTCACCGGCACGAGTGACTTCTTGATCCTGCCGACAGTGAGCACGGCGGTCATGCAGGTGGCCCTGGCGGCCTTCAACGATGCGGTGAATCCGACTGGGCGGGACATCATCGTGCTGTTGCTGGATGGTGCGGGCTGGCACACCAGCCCGCAGCTGACCGTGCCCCCCACGATGCTGCTGGTCACGTTTCCCCCCTACACCCCGGAGCTGTCCCCAGCAGAACCGCTGGTCGGTCGAGTCAAGCGTCCCCTGGCGAACCGAACCTTCACGACCCTGGATGACGTGCAAGACGTCTTGAGCCACGAGTGCCAGCGCTTGATGGCGTCACCGTCCGAAGTGCAGTCGCTGACCGCTTTCCCCTGGATACGCCATGCCCTGAATTCATGTTAG
- a CDS encoding winged helix-turn-helix domain-containing protein, with amino-acid sequence MDTLPLHPYRTVTELEASYRSAHRPVERSRWHILWLKAKGYPPRQIADATGYNRNTISTLVRRYNQHGPEAVRDKRQDNHSDPALTPDQQRQLSEALMETPPRGGVWTSGTAQAYIYEHFAVAITEVCAWGYLKRLGFSVQLPRPRHHLAADPDVQAAFKKK; translated from the coding sequence ATGGACACGCTGCCACTGCACCCGTACCGAACCGTCACGGAACTTGAAGCGTCGTATCGATCGGCCCACCGTCCGGTCGAACGCTCCCGCTGGCACATCCTGTGGCTTAAAGCCAAAGGGTATCCCCCGCGCCAGATCGCTGATGCCACGGGGTACAACCGCAACACCATCAGCACCCTGGTGCGCCGATACAACCAGCACGGCCCTGAGGCGGTGCGCGACAAACGTCAGGACAACCACTCCGACCCCGCCCTGACCCCCGATCAGCAGCGGCAGCTCTCGGAGGCGCTGATGGAGACCCCGCCCAGGGGCGGGGTGTGGACGAGCGGCACCGCCCAGGCGTACATCTACGAGCACTTTGCGGTGGCGATCACCGAGGTGTGTGCGTGGGGGTATCTCAAACGCCTGGGGTTCAGTGTGCAGCTGCCACGTCCCCGTCACCATCTGGCGGCCGATCCAGACGTGCAGGCGGCGTTCAAAAAAAAGTAG
- a CDS encoding transglutaminaseTgpA domain-containing protein, whose product MTAAPQTPVHQPPGVRPARLRLGLTQFGTSFLVLVLLTLIGCVNYDLSLGYGLTFLLAGVWVVAAAQALQAARRLRVSVSAPAEATAGQDARFTLRVSAEGRGLPLAVIATTTQGDTRYLNARVPDGEALNLSLRVPARVRGPLGLSGLKVGALDTLALWQVNLTAPALPSVLVQPAPEEGAPPAPPRVQGGPGDGGRRTAGDEEFSGLRPYAPGDSPRQVSWRHVARTGTLLTRETDAPLGSATVLDWEDTAGAGELEARLSRLAAWITQLRGGQRPFALNLPGETLSAGSGDGHAQGALNALARFTPLPQPPERREHRTSPPVPLSAGPMRATLLALAFALAPAALRQPWWITALIVGLLLHTDWRVGRGREPLPTWGLGLVAGLSAALLGGTYGTLLGRDAGTALLALLAALKTAESTTRRDANLLVLLGLFVTSTQFFFSQGPLTALHTVLAAWALLAAAARWTVPAAPGQDAPQGEVLAQVGSVLALAAPLALTLFVLFPRPAGPLWTLALQGQATTGLADEITAGEFSDLAQSRAVAFRADFQGPVPPPEQRYWRGPVYEAYDGQRWGQVRQNSASASIDFTGPVWSYTLTLEPTSSPWVPALDVPARLPEGTFLTTGFQAVSLRPLTTRRRLTLESRTARLGIRENEDRLRFDQSLPPGESPRALALAAAWRALPPEDRVGAGLDFLRGGGFSYTLSPPRLPERNRVDAFLFGSRQGFCEHYASAFVFLMRAAGLPARIVGGYLGGEQNPDGGYLIVRQQDAHAWAEVWLPGQGWVRVDPTALIAPARVNAGLQTALTSPQATVAPARSPLARLQLRLDGVQSRWNDLVIGYDDLRQQQLLGWLGLGGVGSPAYLLALPILLLLALLPALWLRRQLARPRDPAARALHDLSVRLGVPRGPGETASAYALRVRQDRPHLSAGLDELVRAYHAARYAPPAPGARGRNEALVALKSALRRIRR is encoded by the coding sequence ATGACTGCCGCCCCGCAGACGCCCGTCCACCAGCCCCCAGGAGTCCGGCCGGCCCGCCTGCGCTTGGGGCTGACCCAGTTCGGCACGTCCTTTCTGGTGCTGGTGCTGCTCACCCTGATCGGCTGCGTGAACTACGACCTCAGCCTGGGGTACGGCCTGACCTTCCTGCTGGCCGGGGTGTGGGTGGTCGCGGCCGCGCAGGCGCTGCAGGCCGCCCGGCGCCTGCGGGTCAGCGTGTCGGCGCCCGCCGAGGCCACGGCCGGCCAGGACGCCCGCTTCACGCTGCGCGTGTCCGCCGAGGGGCGCGGCCTGCCGCTGGCCGTGATCGCCACCACCACCCAGGGCGACACGCGCTACCTGAATGCCCGCGTGCCGGACGGCGAGGCCCTGAACCTGAGCCTGAGGGTGCCTGCCCGCGTGCGCGGCCCGCTGGGGCTGAGTGGCCTGAAGGTCGGGGCGCTGGACACGCTGGCCCTCTGGCAGGTCAACCTGACGGCGCCGGCGCTGCCCAGCGTGCTCGTCCAGCCGGCGCCGGAGGAGGGGGCCCCGCCCGCGCCGCCGCGTGTGCAGGGCGGCCCCGGCGACGGCGGGCGGCGCACGGCCGGCGACGAGGAGTTCTCCGGTCTGCGGCCCTACGCGCCCGGCGACTCGCCCCGGCAGGTGTCGTGGCGGCACGTGGCCCGCACCGGCACCCTGCTCACCCGCGAGACCGACGCGCCGCTGGGCAGCGCGACCGTGCTGGACTGGGAGGACACGGCGGGCGCCGGAGAGCTCGAGGCGCGGCTCTCGCGGCTGGCCGCCTGGATCACGCAGCTGCGGGGCGGCCAGCGGCCCTTCGCGCTGAACCTGCCGGGCGAGACCCTGAGCGCCGGGTCGGGCGACGGGCACGCCCAGGGCGCCCTGAACGCCCTGGCCCGCTTCACGCCGCTGCCGCAGCCGCCCGAGCGCCGGGAGCACCGCACCTCGCCGCCGGTGCCGCTCTCGGCCGGCCCCATGCGGGCCACGCTGCTGGCGCTGGCCTTCGCGCTGGCGCCCGCCGCGCTGCGCCAGCCCTGGTGGATCACGGCCCTGATCGTGGGGCTGCTGCTGCACACCGACTGGCGGGTGGGGCGCGGCCGCGAGCCCCTGCCGACCTGGGGGCTGGGGCTGGTGGCGGGCCTGAGCGCGGCGTTGCTGGGCGGTACCTATGGCACGCTGCTGGGCCGCGACGCCGGCACCGCGCTGCTGGCCCTGCTGGCCGCCCTGAAGACCGCCGAGAGCACCACCCGCCGCGACGCCAACCTGCTGGTGCTGCTGGGCCTGTTCGTGACCAGCACGCAGTTCTTCTTCAGCCAGGGGCCGCTCACCGCCCTGCATACCGTGCTGGCCGCCTGGGCGCTGCTGGCGGCGGCCGCCCGCTGGACGGTGCCCGCCGCGCCGGGCCAGGACGCCCCCCAGGGCGAGGTGCTGGCCCAGGTGGGCAGCGTGCTGGCCCTGGCGGCGCCGCTGGCCCTCACCCTGTTCGTGCTGTTCCCGCGCCCCGCCGGCCCGCTGTGGACCCTGGCGCTGCAGGGCCAGGCGACCACCGGCCTGGCCGACGAGATCACGGCCGGCGAATTCAGCGACCTCGCCCAGAGCCGCGCCGTGGCCTTCCGGGCCGATTTCCAGGGGCCGGTGCCGCCGCCCGAGCAGCGCTACTGGCGCGGCCCGGTCTACGAGGCCTACGACGGGCAGCGCTGGGGCCAGGTGCGCCAGAACAGCGCCTCCGCCAGCATCGACTTCACGGGGCCGGTGTGGTCGTACACGCTGACCCTGGAGCCGACCTCCAGCCCCTGGGTGCCGGCGCTGGACGTGCCGGCGCGGCTGCCGGAGGGCACCTTCCTGACCACCGGCTTCCAGGCCGTTTCCCTGCGGCCCCTGACCACCCGGCGGCGCCTGACCCTGGAAAGCCGCACCGCGCGCCTGGGTATTCGCGAGAACGAGGACAGGCTGCGCTTCGACCAGTCGCTGCCGCCGGGCGAGAGTCCCCGCGCGCTGGCCCTGGCGGCGGCGTGGCGGGCCCTGCCCCCGGAAGACCGGGTGGGCGCGGGCCTGGACTTCCTGCGGGGCGGCGGTTTCAGCTACACCCTGAGCCCGCCCCGGCTGCCGGAGCGTAACCGCGTGGACGCCTTCCTGTTCGGCTCCCGGCAGGGATTCTGCGAGCACTACGCCAGCGCCTTCGTGTTCCTGATGCGCGCCGCCGGCCTGCCGGCCCGCATCGTGGGGGGCTACCTGGGCGGCGAGCAGAACCCCGACGGCGGCTACCTGATCGTCCGCCAGCAGGACGCGCACGCCTGGGCAGAAGTGTGGCTGCCTGGCCAGGGCTGGGTGCGCGTCGATCCCACCGCCCTGATCGCCCCGGCGCGCGTGAACGCCGGATTGCAGACCGCCCTGACCAGCCCCCAGGCGACCGTGGCCCCGGCCCGCAGTCCGCTGGCCCGCCTGCAGCTGCGCCTGGACGGCGTCCAGAGCCGCTGGAACGATCTGGTCATCGGCTACGACGACCTGCGCCAGCAGCAACTGCTGGGCTGGCTGGGGCTGGGCGGGGTGGGCTCGCCGGCCTATCTGCTGGCCCTGCCAATCTTGCTGCTGCTCGCGCTGCTGCCCGCCCTGTGGCTGCGCCGCCAGCTGGCCCGCCCGCGTGATCCGGCCGCCCGCGCGCTGCACGACCTCAGCGTGCGTCTGGGTGTGCCCAGGGGGCCGGGCGAGACGGCCAGCGCCTACGCCCTGCGTGTCCGTCAGGATCGGCCCCACCTGAGCGCCGGGCTGGACGAGCTGGTGCGCGCCTACCACGCCGCCCGCTACGCCCCGCCCGCACCCGGCGCCAGGGGCCGGAATGAGGCCCTGGTCGCCCTGAAAAGCGCCCTGCGCCGCATCCGGCGCTGA
- a CDS encoding AAA family ATPase — translation MTAAVTAAPTLPGHHGALLGAALSQLDSVILGKGGQIRLAVACLLARGHLLIEDQPGVGKTTLAHALARTCGLHFRRVQFTADLLPADLTGVSVWDAAASTFRFHEGPVFSEVLLADEINRATPRTQGALLEAMEEHQVSEGGVTRPLPEPFFVIATQNPAAFVGTSPLPEAQLDRFLLTVTLGYPDPGAERRLLESGGRSQTVRGLPALLSAPALLAMQAEVDALHAAGPLLDYLQLLARATREHAALRAGLSPRALLALLAASRAWAYLQGRSMVLPEDVQAVFPALCAHRLPLRDPSQDVQRVLERILAETPIP, via the coding sequence ATGACTGCCGCCGTGACCGCTGCCCCCACTCTGCCGGGTCACCACGGCGCGCTGCTGGGCGCGGCCCTCTCACAGCTGGACTCCGTGATCCTGGGCAAGGGCGGACAGATCCGTCTGGCGGTGGCCTGCCTGCTGGCGCGCGGCCACCTGCTCATCGAGGATCAGCCCGGGGTGGGCAAGACCACGCTGGCGCACGCGCTGGCCCGCACCTGTGGCCTGCATTTCCGGCGCGTGCAGTTCACGGCCGACCTGCTGCCCGCCGACCTGACCGGCGTGAGCGTGTGGGACGCGGCGGCGTCCACCTTCCGCTTCCACGAGGGGCCGGTCTTCAGCGAGGTGCTGCTGGCCGATGAGATCAACCGCGCCACGCCGCGCACCCAGGGGGCGCTGCTGGAGGCCATGGAGGAGCATCAGGTCTCGGAGGGCGGCGTGACCCGGCCGCTGCCCGAGCCCTTTTTCGTGATCGCCACGCAGAACCCGGCCGCCTTCGTGGGCACCTCGCCGCTGCCGGAGGCGCAGCTCGACCGCTTCCTGCTGACCGTTACGCTGGGCTACCCCGATCCGGGGGCCGAGCGGCGGCTGCTGGAGAGCGGGGGCCGCAGCCAGACTGTGCGCGGGCTGCCGGCGCTGCTGAGCGCGCCGGCGCTGCTCGCCATGCAGGCCGAGGTGGACGCCCTGCACGCCGCCGGGCCGCTGCTGGACTACCTGCAGCTGCTGGCCCGCGCCACCCGCGAGCACGCGGCCCTGCGCGCCGGCCTCAGCCCCCGCGCCCTGCTGGCGCTGCTGGCGGCCTCGCGCGCCTGGGCCTACCTGCAGGGCCGCTCGATGGTGCTGCCCGAGGATGTGCAGGCCGTGTTCCCGGCCCTGTGTGCCCACCGCCTGCCGCTGCGCGACCCCTCCCAGGACGTCCAGAGGGTGCTGGAACGCATCCTGGCCGAGACGCCGATTCCTTGA
- a CDS encoding VanZ family protein has translation MTPRARRRWWLPALAIMAVIWYLSSSADTPGPPLAHPLDWIAHFLAYLALGFSLGRATGRPGLALVIAVWWGALDEVHQAFVPGRDAGVQDWLFDLAGASLGVWRAGRVGSGDRVSRAPAAQESGGVRPDVGVRNVAVLSERPR, from the coding sequence GTGACGCCCCGTGCCCGGCGCCGCTGGTGGCTGCCCGCCCTGGCGATCATGGCCGTGATCTGGTACCTGAGCAGTTCCGCCGACACGCCGGGGCCACCGCTGGCGCACCCGCTCGACTGGATCGCGCACTTTCTGGCATACCTGGCGCTGGGGTTCTCGCTGGGCCGGGCGACCGGGCGGCCGGGGCTGGCGCTGGTGATCGCCGTGTGGTGGGGCGCGCTCGACGAGGTGCATCAGGCCTTCGTGCCGGGCCGCGACGCGGGCGTGCAGGACTGGCTCTTCGACCTGGCGGGCGCCTCGCTGGGGGTCTGGCGGGCGGGCCGGGTCGGTTCGGGTGACCGGGTGAGCCGAGCCCCCGCCGCCCAGGAGTCCGGGGGCGTGCGCCCTGACGTGGGGGTCAGGAACGTCGCAGTTTTGTCAGAGCGTCCCCGCTAG